TCGCTCCGCCCGGATGCGGTTCGATCAGGCCAACGATTGAGCAACCTCACACCGCCGCTCCCCGTGCTGCCGGAATAAAGGTCGCCGCATAAGTCCGACCATGATCTGACACCATTCGCCAGCGACGAATCACATTACCATTTCCACGGCAAGGAACCTTCCTTGCCGTGTTTTTTGTTGCCACACGCGTACACATTCGGTCAGTCGTTTTTCCACGGTCTTGTGCCAGTATGTCTGCACATAAGAACACAGCTAACGCACGTCCCGCCTGAGCGGTGGACATGTCACCTGAGTCCCGGTTCGACTCCGGGTTCCAAGAGATTATCGTCGATACACGCAAATTCCTGCTGTGGCACACCATATGCACCCGTCGTCGAACAGTGGCACAGATCGACATTTTTTGATCCAGACGCCTCAACACACGCCGTCAAACGCGCAATAAAACAGCACAAATGCGCAACAAACGCGCACGAGACACTGTTCAAGGAGAGTGATTTTGGAAACTTTCTTAATGTCGAGTAACTTCGTTACCATTACAGACACGCGTCGCCTATAATTCCAGCACGCTTCGCGCTCATCTTTCTCGGACTTTTGCAACTGAAGGTTTTCCGTCTGCTCCAATTGTTGTCACGGTTCAGCCGCTCCTGATGCGGGTGATGACGACGATGAAACGCAGTGACGTTAAATCTTCCATTTGCCAATTCCAATTGCTTTCCTGAAAATGCCTGCGACCGAACCATCTCAATCACCGCCTTGGCCCTTGATCGACGGGTTAATCGGCTCCAGTCCGCAAATGGTCGAAATCTGTCGTCTGACGCGACAGGTGGCGGGCACTTCTGCGACGGTCCTACTCACTGGTGAAACCGGAACCGGAAAGGAACTGATCGCTCGCGCGGTTCACGAACTCAGCGAACGGGCTACCGGTCCGTTCATTCGCGTGAACTGTGGTGCACTCAGCGAGAGTTTGCTGGAAAGCGAACTGTTCGGGCACGTCAAAGGTGCGTTCACCAGTGCGAACGAAAACCGAACCGGCCGATTTGAAGCGGCTCACGGGGGAACGATTTTCCTCGATGAGATCAACTCGATGAGTTACAAGCTTCAGGTGAAATTGCTGCGAGTCCTGCAAGAACACGAATTTGAACGTGTCGGCGATACCAAAACAATCAAAGTCGACTGCCGAATTGTGGCGGCGACCAACCGCGATCTGGTGGACGAAATCGAAGCCGGTCGGTTCCGCGAGGACTTGTACTACCGACTCAACGTCATTCCCATCGACATTCCTCCGTTGAGAGAACGACCGGACGACATCCCCGATTTGGTTCGGTTTTTTGCTCAAAAATACGCCGAAGGCAATCAAAGACCAAACCCGGAACTCCCACCGGAATCGACGCGGCTGTTGCAAACCTACACGTGGCCGGGGAACGTGCGGGAACTGCAAAACTACGTGGAACGGGCGATTGTGTTATCCACCGAACCGGTTCTCACACCCGAATTGTTCCCAGCTCATGTGCGAGGATTGGCACCGGTGCGGGTTGCTCGCAGTCGCACAAAAGACTTGGACGGCCTCTGCCGCGAACTGGTCACTATGGGGATGGCCAGCGGCGAAGGCGACAACGGTGATCTCCACCGCCAAGTTGTCTCATTGGTCGAAAAGGAACTCATCGCCCAAGTTCTGCACAACAGCCAAGGTGTGCAAACGAAGGCGGCGTCTCGATTGGGCATCAACCGGAACACGTTGCACAAGAAAATCGACGAGTACAATCTCGGTTCCGACGAACGCTCATGAGATCCAATCGAACGCCAAATCGAGTGCAACTGCCGAGTGCGTCAGACCGCCAATGCTGATTCGCTCCACACCGGTTTCGGCGATGGGGCGAACGGTTTCCAACGTGACGCCACCGGACGCTTCCAACAACGTCTGCGAACCGGCGTTGTCTCGCATGGCCACTGCCCGCAGCAGTTCCGGCGGTGCCATGTTGTCGAGCAACACAATATCCGGATCACCATTCAACGCGTCTGCCAATTGCTCGAGTGTGTCGACTTCGACTTCAAGCGGCACATTGGGTCCCAACCGCTCACGGGATTGGCGAATGGCATCAGCAATGGTGCTTCCCGGATGATGTGCGGACCACGCTGCCAGATGATTATCCTTGATCAAGCAACCGTCGAACAAGCCGATCCGGTGATTGTGCCCGCCTCCGCAACGGACTGCGTATTTTTCGAGCACCCGATAACCGGGGTGCGTTTTGCGGGTATCGAGAATTCTGGCCCGTGTACCCTGCACCGCCTCGACAAACCGATTCGTCAGCGTCGCGATGCCACTGAAGTGCGTCATGAAGTTCAACGCGGTTCGCTCCCCGGACAACAACGACCTCAGCGGCCCTGACACAATGGCCACGGCTTGCCCCGGCGAAACAGGGCTACCGTCCGGCAATGAGGATTTCCAGGTCACACGCTTGTCAAGCGTTCCGAACACCAGTTCCGCGACCGGTCCGCCGGAGAGAACCCCACCCTGCCGAGCCGTCACCTGGACCTCGGCGGTTTCGTTCTCCTCGATCAACGCCCGACACGTCAGGTCGCCAGCGTCGTGCAAATCTTCCCGCAACGCCAAATCGATCAACGGCATGGCCGCGTCCCGTTCGGCGGTGACAAATATCGGCGAGAGCGGTTGGTTGGTCACGGTTTTTCCGGGAGAAAAGTTCTTAATTAATCAGCCGAGACAATTATTCCGTCTCTTCCGGGGATTTCTCCTCGGGAGCCTCCTCGGTTTTCGAGTCCGTTTCGGCTTTGTCGTTCGACTCGGCTTCGGTGTCCTTGGCTTCTTCGGTTTTCGGTGGCACCGTTTCTTCGGAGATGATGGTCGCTTTCTTGACTTCATCCAAACCGGGGAAACGTTGGTCGAGGAATTCGTTGCCTTCGGCTTGAATCTGCGGTTGGAAGCTCGACGGTGCCCCACCATACTGGCTGTTCAGCGAATCGACGACATCCATACCTTCCACAACCACACCGAACGGTGCAAATCCGTCGGCGTCGAGTCGGCTGTTGTCCACGTAATTGATGAAAATTTGCGTGGTGCGACTGTTCGGCATTCCGGTTTTGGCGAACGTCACCGTGCCGCGTTGATTCGACGTTTTGACGGGATCATCAGGAATCGTGTTCTCCGCCCATTTCTTGCTGACTTCCGGATCACCGCTCATGCCGAACTGCACCATGAAATCGGGAATCACGCGGAAGAACTTCACGCCGTCATAGAAACCGTTTTCGACCAATTCCCGAAAGCGTTCCGCTCCTCGTGGAGCCCATTCCGGACGGACCTTGATCACAAAATCGCCTTTGGTCGTCTCGAATTTCACACGAAATCCGTCGCCGGCCGCCACGGGTGCAGCCGGTTCGGGTTGCGGTTCCGGTTCCCCCGAACAGCCGAAAATCATTCCCAGCAAACCGACGCCAAACCAAGTCCATCTAGACATCGCGAACTGTTCCTCATATGACACGAGACGAAACTATCTTCGCAAGTTTAGAGCCTCGCCCGAATATTCGCTAGCGATCCAGAAACCGTCGGCCGTGCCCGACAACTTCGCGGTTCGTGTTCGTCCGTCCGACACAGCCTCTCGAAACCTGACGCTCGCGTTGACACCCCCGATACCGCATGACCGATTCACACCAGAAAAGCCTGTTTGCCGACGAAGTTCCTTGGGAAGCTGCTGATCAATCCGATCGTTGGTCGGCTGAGATCGTGTTTGATTTGCCGGTCGATCAATCGTTCCATTACCTCGTACCGGATGCGTTGCGAGAGCAGCTTCAAGCCGGTCAGCGAGTGCGGGTTCCGTTTGGACAGGGAAATCGGCGGATTGTCGGTTTTTGCGTCGCGACCGGTCCGCCACCGTCGTTATCGAAACGGATGAAGTGGGTCGAAGCGATTGTCGATCTCGCTCCGTTGGTCACACCGGGAATGCTGCAACTCACCCGATGGATCGGTGAGCACTACCTGTGCAGTTGGGGAACGGTGCTGCACGCGGTTGTGCCGGCGGGTGTCAAGAAAAACGCGGGAACCCGGATGGCCCGCGTATATTTCCTGGGTGATTCCGACCGACTGGCGGCTGATGTGGCCTCGCTCACGAAAAAGCAAGAGGCGGTGCTTGATGTCATCAAAAACGCCAAGCAGCCGCCCACGCAGGGTCAGATTCTTGAAGCCGTTGGCTGCGGACCGTCACCGGTGAAGACGTTGGAACGTCGCAAGTTGATTGCATCGAAATTGGTGCGGACATCGACGTCCCGTTACGACTCGCCCGTGGCGGCCCAAGTCACCGACTTGGAGTTGAACCAAGACCAAAAAGACGCCGTCACCGCCATTTGTCAGGTCTTGGAGTCGCGGAAACACGAAACGATTCTACTTCACGGCGTGACCGGCAGCGGCAAGACTGAAGTATACATTCAGGCGATTCGGGAAGTGATCAGCTACGGACGGCAAGCCATCGTGCTGGTGCCGGAAATCAGTCTGACGCCGCAAACGATTCGCCGGTTTCGCAGCCGATTCGATACCGTCGCGGTGTTGCATAGTCATCTCAGCGATGCGGAACGTCATTGGCATTGGCAGCAAATCGCGGCGGGTCGGGTCTCGGTGGTTGTCGGTGCCCGAAGTGCGGTGTTCGCGCCGACGCCGCATCTGGGGCTAATCGTCATCGACGAAGAACACGAAACTTCGTTCAAACAGGAAACTACACCGCGTTATCATGCCCGCGAAGTGGCCCGCCAACGGTGCGAGCTAGAGCAAGTTCCACTCGTGCTCGGTTCGGCCACGCCGACGCTTGAATCTTGGCAGCGTGTGCAAGACGGGGAAGATCAGTTGGTGTCGATGCCGCGTCGCGTGGTCGGATTGCCGTTGCCACCCGTGGTGTTGGTTGACATCCGTAATGATCCGCGAATTGGCAAAGGAGCGGCAATCGGGCGGGCACTCGATCACGCCATCCGTCAGGCAATTGAAGATGACGGGCAAGTCATTCTGTTCCTGAACCTGCGTGGGTTTTCGCCTGTGTTTTGGTGTCGGGCGTGTGGGGAATCGGTGACGTGCCCGAACTGCGATGTCACACTGACTTGGCATCGTGACAAAGCCGCCGCGATGTGCCACTCCTGCGAATACACTTGCGATCCGCCATCGCAATGTCCGGCGTGTGGCGATGCGGGGATTCGTCACGTTGGTGTCGGCACGCAGCGGTTGGAAGCTGAAGTGAAGGCCCGTTATCCCGAGTGGAACTGCTTGCGGATGGACAGCGATTCCATGCGGGGCCGAGGCAGTCACGACGAAGCCTTGGAGAA
This region of Thalassoroseus pseudoceratinae genomic DNA includes:
- a CDS encoding peptidylprolyl isomerase, producing the protein MSRWTWFGVGLLGMIFGCSGEPEPQPEPAAPVAAGDGFRVKFETTKGDFVIKVRPEWAPRGAERFRELVENGFYDGVKFFRVIPDFMVQFGMSGDPEVSKKWAENTIPDDPVKTSNQRGTVTFAKTGMPNSRTTQIFINYVDNSRLDADGFAPFGVVVEGMDVVDSLNSQYGGAPSSFQPQIQAEGNEFLDQRFPGLDEVKKATIISEETVPPKTEEAKDTEAESNDKAETDSKTEEAPEEKSPEETE
- a CDS encoding sigma-54 interaction domain-containing protein; protein product: MPATEPSQSPPWPLIDGLIGSSPQMVEICRLTRQVAGTSATVLLTGETGTGKELIARAVHELSERATGPFIRVNCGALSESLLESELFGHVKGAFTSANENRTGRFEAAHGGTIFLDEINSMSYKLQVKLLRVLQEHEFERVGDTKTIKVDCRIVAATNRDLVDEIEAGRFREDLYYRLNVIPIDIPPLRERPDDIPDLVRFFAQKYAEGNQRPNPELPPESTRLLQTYTWPGNVRELQNYVERAIVLSTEPVLTPELFPAHVRGLAPVRVARSRTKDLDGLCRELVTMGMASGEGDNGDLHRQVVSLVEKELIAQVLHNSQGVQTKAASRLGINRNTLHKKIDEYNLGSDERS
- the priA gene encoding replication restart helicase PriA, whose product is MTDSHQKSLFADEVPWEAADQSDRWSAEIVFDLPVDQSFHYLVPDALREQLQAGQRVRVPFGQGNRRIVGFCVATGPPPSLSKRMKWVEAIVDLAPLVTPGMLQLTRWIGEHYLCSWGTVLHAVVPAGVKKNAGTRMARVYFLGDSDRLAADVASLTKKQEAVLDVIKNAKQPPTQGQILEAVGCGPSPVKTLERRKLIASKLVRTSTSRYDSPVAAQVTDLELNQDQKDAVTAICQVLESRKHETILLHGVTGSGKTEVYIQAIREVISYGRQAIVLVPEISLTPQTIRRFRSRFDTVAVLHSHLSDAERHWHWQQIAAGRVSVVVGARSAVFAPTPHLGLIVIDEEHETSFKQETTPRYHAREVARQRCELEQVPLVLGSATPTLESWQRVQDGEDQLVSMPRRVVGLPLPPVVLVDIRNDPRIGKGAAIGRALDHAIRQAIEDDGQVILFLNLRGFSPVFWCRACGESVTCPNCDVTLTWHRDKAAAMCHSCEYTCDPPSQCPACGDAGIRHVGVGTQRLEAEVKARYPEWNCLRMDSDSMRGRGSHDEALEKFRSGEVQILLGTQMIAKGLDFPNVTLVGVIAADTMLHQPDMRASERTFQLIAQVAGRTGRSERGGRVLVQTAMPAEPSIQFAAKHDYIGFTTQELSQRRAIRVPPYRRLARVIVRGPVEPDVVAQITAMAAVLRDHSQRLGIDNDVMILGPAPAPLTRLKTFYRYHLQISAETPEAIRTLWRNALPDFLDAKDIEFTIDVDPLNMR
- the nadC gene encoding carboxylating nicotinate-nucleotide diphosphorylase: MTNQPLSPIFVTAERDAAMPLIDLALREDLHDAGDLTCRALIEENETAEVQVTARQGGVLSGGPVAELVFGTLDKRVTWKSSLPDGSPVSPGQAVAIVSGPLRSLLSGERTALNFMTHFSGIATLTNRFVEAVQGTRARILDTRKTHPGYRVLEKYAVRCGGGHNHRIGLFDGCLIKDNHLAAWSAHHPGSTIADAIRQSRERLGPNVPLEVEVDTLEQLADALNGDPDIVLLDNMAPPELLRAVAMRDNAGSQTLLEASGGVTLETVRPIAETGVERISIGGLTHSAVALDLAFDWIS